One Chryseobacterium indoltheticum DNA segment encodes these proteins:
- a CDS encoding DUF2071 domain-containing protein, giving the protein MKIPTIHGYIDRRILINFTADPKSVEKIIPFPFRPKIYKDKAIVGICLIRLKNIKPKGLPDFIGVNSENGAHRIAVEWDENGETKSGVYIPRRDTSLKLNTWVGGRIFPGRHYHAKFNVEEEKGNYHIDFKSSDGTEILIDATETNLFSDTSIFETLNNASDFFENGDLGYSPNKDKFDGLRLKAYKWEVRPLDVLKVKSSFFENEEIFPQGSVTFDNALLMTDIEHEWKSETDK; this is encoded by the coding sequence ATGAAAATCCCAACCATCCACGGATATATAGATCGAAGAATTTTAATCAATTTTACAGCTGATCCAAAATCTGTGGAGAAGATTATTCCATTTCCTTTTAGACCAAAAATTTATAAGGACAAAGCTATCGTTGGAATTTGCTTAATCAGATTGAAAAACATAAAACCAAAAGGTCTACCTGACTTCATTGGAGTAAATTCTGAAAATGGGGCTCACAGAATTGCTGTAGAATGGGACGAAAACGGTGAGACCAAATCAGGAGTTTACATTCCTCGCAGAGACACTTCATTAAAATTAAATACATGGGTTGGCGGACGAATATTTCCTGGAAGACACTATCACGCAAAATTTAATGTAGAAGAAGAAAAAGGAAATTATCATATTGATTTTAAGAGTTCGGACGGCACTGAAATACTAATTGACGCTACTGAAACAAATTTGTTTAGCGACACATCTATTTTTGAAACATTAAATAACGCTTCTGATTTTTTTGAAAATGGCGACCTTGGTTACTCACCAAACAAAGATAAATTTGACGGACTTAGATTGAAAGCATATAAGTGGGAAGTTAGGCCACTTGATGTTTTGAAAGTAAAATCAAGCTTTTTTGAAAACGAAGAAATTTTCCCACAAGGTTCGGTAACTTTTGACAACGCATTATTAATGACAGACATTGAACATGAATGGAAAAGCGAGACGGACAAATGA
- a CDS encoding nuclear transport factor 2 family protein yields the protein MDNTEITKEHVVEAENKLFSAQRVSNVDLLDQLLHDDLVAVSPTGQIVTKEMDLNSHKAKTMIIEEASTEIDDIKISGDTALSIVTMTAKGKMMETPIEGKFRYFRVWKRFDGTLKVIGASFMQLP from the coding sequence ATGGACAATACAGAAATTACGAAAGAACATGTTGTTGAAGCGGAAAACAAGCTTTTTTCGGCTCAACGTGTAAGCAATGTTGATTTACTTGACCAGCTATTGCATGATGACTTGGTCGCAGTTTCACCGACAGGGCAAATAGTAACTAAAGAAATGGATCTCAACTCACACAAAGCGAAAACAATGATTATTGAAGAAGCTTCAACAGAAATTGACGACATTAAAATATCGGGTGATACCGCACTTTCAATCGTTACAATGACAGCGAAAGGAAAAATGATGGAAACACCAATTGAAGGAAAATTTAGATATTTTAGAGTTTGGAAACGCTTCGACGGCACATTGAAAGTGATCGGAGCAAGCTTTATGCAATTACCCTAA